A region from the Benincasa hispida cultivar B227 chromosome 8, ASM972705v1, whole genome shotgun sequence genome encodes:
- the LOC120083100 gene encoding putative MO25-like protein At5g47540 isoform X2 yields the protein MKSLFKPKPRTPVDIVRQTRDLLIYTDRNPDTKETKREEKMLELSKNVRELKSILYGNSESEPVAEACAQLTQEFFRENTLRLLIKCLPKLNLETRKDATQVVANLQRQQVQSRLIASDYLEANIDLMDVLVAGYENTEMALHYGAMLRECIRHQSVAKYVLESQHMKKFFDYIQLPNFDIAADAAATFKELLTRHKSTVAEFLSKNYDWFFAEYNSKLLESTNYITRRQAVKLLGDILLDRSNSAVMTRYVSSRENLRILMNLLRESSKSIQLEAFHVFKLFVANQNKPADIVGILVTNRSKLLRLFADFKTDKEDEQFEADKAHVVREIAALEPKGP from the exons ATGAAGAGCCTCTTCAAGCCCAAGCCACGAACACCCGTCGATATTGTTCGTCAGACCCGCGATCTTCTTATCTATACAGACCGGAACCCTGATACTAAGGAGACCAAGCGGGAGGAAAAG ATGTTAGAATTAAGTAAAAACGTTAGGGAGTTGAAATCAATACTTTATGGAAACAGTGAATCCGAACCAGTTGCAGAAGCATGTGCACAGCTAACCCAGGAGTTTTTCAGAGAGAATACACTTCGGCTTCTCATTAAATGTCTTCCTAAATTGAACTTGGAG ACACGGAAAGATGCTACTCAAGTAGTTGCAAATCTACAGAGGCAACAGGTCCAGTCCAGATTGATTGCATCTGATTATTTGGAAGCAAACATTGATCTGATGGATGTCTTAGTAGCAGG tTATGAAAATACAGAGATGGCTTTACACTATGGCGCCATGCTACGGGAATGCATACGTCACCAAAGTGTTGCTAA GTATGTTTTGGAATCGCAGCACATGAAGAAGTTTTTTGATTATATTCAACTTCCAAATTTTGACATCGCTGCAGATGCTGCTGCAACTTTTAAG GAATTGTTGACGAGGCATAAATCTACGGTAGCTGAATTTCTTTCCAAGAATTATGACTGG TTTTTTGCGGAGTACAATTCGAAGTTGCTTGAGTCAACTAATTACATTACTAGACGGCAAGCAGTGAAG CTGTTGGGGGATATACTGCTGGATAGGTCAAATTCAGCTGTGATGACACGCTATGTGAGTTCtagagaaaatttgagaatCCTCATGAATCTTCTCAGG GAGTCGAGCAAGAGCATACAGCTAGAAGCATTTCATGTTTTCAAG CTTTTTGTTGCAAATCAAAACAAACCCGCCGACATTGTTGGCATTCTCGTCACAAACCGAAGCAAGCTTCTAAGGCTGTTTGCTGATTTCAAAACTGATAAAG AGGATGAGCAATTTGAGGCTGACAAAGCTCATGTTGTTAGAGAAATTGCTGCCCTTGAACCAAAAGGACCATGA
- the LOC120083100 gene encoding putative MO25-like protein At5g47540 isoform X1, giving the protein MKSLFKPKPRTPVDIVRQTRDLLIYTDRNPDTKETKREEKQMLELSKNVRELKSILYGNSESEPVAEACAQLTQEFFRENTLRLLIKCLPKLNLETRKDATQVVANLQRQQVQSRLIASDYLEANIDLMDVLVAGYENTEMALHYGAMLRECIRHQSVAKYVLESQHMKKFFDYIQLPNFDIAADAAATFKELLTRHKSTVAEFLSKNYDWFFAEYNSKLLESTNYITRRQAVKLLGDILLDRSNSAVMTRYVSSRENLRILMNLLRESSKSIQLEAFHVFKLFVANQNKPADIVGILVTNRSKLLRLFADFKTDKEDEQFEADKAHVVREIAALEPKGP; this is encoded by the exons ATGAAGAGCCTCTTCAAGCCCAAGCCACGAACACCCGTCGATATTGTTCGTCAGACCCGCGATCTTCTTATCTATACAGACCGGAACCCTGATACTAAGGAGACCAAGCGGGAGGAAAAG CAGATGTTAGAATTAAGTAAAAACGTTAGGGAGTTGAAATCAATACTTTATGGAAACAGTGAATCCGAACCAGTTGCAGAAGCATGTGCACAGCTAACCCAGGAGTTTTTCAGAGAGAATACACTTCGGCTTCTCATTAAATGTCTTCCTAAATTGAACTTGGAG ACACGGAAAGATGCTACTCAAGTAGTTGCAAATCTACAGAGGCAACAGGTCCAGTCCAGATTGATTGCATCTGATTATTTGGAAGCAAACATTGATCTGATGGATGTCTTAGTAGCAGG tTATGAAAATACAGAGATGGCTTTACACTATGGCGCCATGCTACGGGAATGCATACGTCACCAAAGTGTTGCTAA GTATGTTTTGGAATCGCAGCACATGAAGAAGTTTTTTGATTATATTCAACTTCCAAATTTTGACATCGCTGCAGATGCTGCTGCAACTTTTAAG GAATTGTTGACGAGGCATAAATCTACGGTAGCTGAATTTCTTTCCAAGAATTATGACTGG TTTTTTGCGGAGTACAATTCGAAGTTGCTTGAGTCAACTAATTACATTACTAGACGGCAAGCAGTGAAG CTGTTGGGGGATATACTGCTGGATAGGTCAAATTCAGCTGTGATGACACGCTATGTGAGTTCtagagaaaatttgagaatCCTCATGAATCTTCTCAGG GAGTCGAGCAAGAGCATACAGCTAGAAGCATTTCATGTTTTCAAG CTTTTTGTTGCAAATCAAAACAAACCCGCCGACATTGTTGGCATTCTCGTCACAAACCGAAGCAAGCTTCTAAGGCTGTTTGCTGATTTCAAAACTGATAAAG AGGATGAGCAATTTGAGGCTGACAAAGCTCATGTTGTTAGAGAAATTGCTGCCCTTGAACCAAAAGGACCATGA